One stretch of Punica granatum isolate Tunisia-2019 chromosome 5, ASM765513v2, whole genome shotgun sequence DNA includes these proteins:
- the LOC116208376 gene encoding signal recognition particle 14 kDa protein — protein sequence MVHLQPDPFLNELTSMFEKSTETGSVWVTLKRSSLKSKVQRNKMKTAGSPIEYRCLVRATDGKKTIATSVGMKDHQRFQASYATILKAHMTALKKRERKDKKKAVETDKKEGDSKKKPKV from the exons ATG GTTCATCTACAGCCAGACCCATTCTTAAATGAACTCACTAGTATGTTCGAGAAAAGCACGGAAACGGGCTCGGTCTGGGTAACTCTTAAACGAT CGTCATTGAAGTCTAAGGTGCAAAGGAACAAGATGAAAACTGCTGGGTCACCAATTGAATATAGGTGCCTTGTCCGCGCTACTGATGGAAAGAAGACTATTGCAACCTCG GTTGGTATGAAGGATCATCAGCGATTTCAGGCTTCTTATGCCACAATTCTCAAGGCCCACATGACCGCGctgaagaagagagaaaggaaAGATAAGAAAAAAGCTGTGGAAACAGATAAGAAAGAGGGTGATTCGAAGAAGAAACCAAAGGTGTGA
- the LOC116208327 gene encoding uncharacterized protein LOC116208327 isoform X2, translating into MEASIDVSGTTTCNENVGTRIPPDSEAKPMQCTSNYEDNDFDVDTLADLGQKRELGDEYVEVDIINGASNPGDIIEIQETIVGQDSTESSSSFSGSLSGAENGSALSDGEVESQYTAGHMPGFYFPGLYEGFTTRKKRLTDHWRRFIRPVKWRCLWLELQIKELQSRALDKNVMKRRKRKRIEETVDIASYMSNHNLFSYFAKKYPADRALAKDGNGSQAIANGVPSLGVDDSLHRRDGDTSMEQILAKIVIAQSQIQQLKTRIEKVISENPGKFSSVNRLSSVIPGSAGTASDEDPASPPANGQFSPVKSLYAASQLVSEHDVGDLLLPNHAVVDHGGMTSLPDVVESTNQTEDGVLIDNRAAKEKLLNFEKVGDEQEKSERQLERQKKVVSTAEVPEAALPVETPSPLEASNVKSRPSLKTYISNNKRKRRRKVTAPRKKTKRVSG; encoded by the exons ATGGAGGCTTCAATAGATGTCTCTGGAACCACTACGTGTAATGAAAATGTGGGCACACGTATACCCCCAGACTCCGAGGCGAAACCTATGCAATGCACAAGTAATTACGAAGATAATGACTTTGATGTGGATACCTTAGCGGACCTTGGGCAGAAACGAGAACTGGGTGATGAGTATGTTGAGGTTGATATAATAAATGGGGCCTCAAATCCTGGTGATATTATTGAAATCCAAGAAACGATTGTTGGGCAAGATTCTACTGAAAGTTCGAGTTCATTTAGTGGATCTTTATCTGGAGCTGAGAATGGTTCTGCTCTGAGTGATGGTGAAGTTGAATCTCAGTATACTGCTGGCCATATGCCAGGATTTTACTTCCCTGGACTCTATGAAGGATTTACAACGAG GAAGAAGAGGTTGACGGATCATTGGAGGAGGTTCATACGCCCAGTCAAGTGGCGCTGTCTATGGCTAGAATTGCAAATTAAGGAACTCCAGTCCCGAGCACTAGA CAAGAATGTCATGAAgaggagaaaaaggaaaagaattgAGGAGACTGTTGATATAGCATCGTATATGTCAAACCACAATCTGTTCTCCTATTTTG CTAAGAAATACCCTGCTGATCGGGCTTTAGCTAAAGATGGCAATGGCAGTCAAG CTATCGCCAATGGTGTTCCCAGCTTAGGCGTTGATGATTCACTTCATCGTAGAGATGGTGATACTTCCATGGAACAAATACTAGCAAAGATTGTAATAGCTCAGTCACAAATCCAACAGCTGAAGACTCGAATAGAAAAGGTGATCAGTGAGAACCCTGGGAAGTTCTCTTCTGTTAATAGATTGAGCTCTGTGATTCCAGGCTCTGCAGGGACTGCTTCCGATGAAGATCCTGCATCTCCTCCTGCAAATGGGCAATTTTCACCGGTTAAATCTCTCTACGCTGCATCGCAGCTTGTATCAGAACATGATGTCGGAGATCTACTTTTGCCCAATCATGCTGTTGTAGACCATGGAGGCATGACTTCTCTTCCTGATGTGGTAGAAAGCACTAACCAG ACTGAAGATGGTGTTCTAATAGACAATCGGgcagcaaaagaaaaattgctGAATTTCGAAAAGGTTGGAGATGAGCAGGAAAAGTCTGAGAGACAGTTGGAAAGGCAGAAGAAGGTGGTTTCAACAGCTGAAGTTCCAGAAGCAGCCCTACCTGTGGAGACACCCTCTCCTCTGGAGGCATCGAATGTGAAATCCCGTCCTTCCCTGAAGACTTACATCTCCAATAACAAGAGGAAGCGGAGAAGAAAAGTAACCGCTCCCCGCAAAAAGACCAAGAGAGTATCGGGTTAG
- the LOC116208327 gene encoding uncharacterized protein LOC116208327 isoform X1, whose translation MEASIDVSGTTTCNENVGTRIPPDSEAKPMQCTSNYEDNDFDVDTLADLGQKRELGDEYVEVDIINGASNPGDIIEIQETIVGQDSTESSSSFSGSLSGAENGSALSDGEVESQYTAGHMPGFYFPGLYEGFTTRKKRLTDHWRRFIRPVKWRCLWLELQIKELQSRALEYDKELAKYEERKQFLFDNSTSEGSDSKLLAFSGQLPSKNVMKRRKRKRIEETVDIASYMSNHNLFSYFAKKYPADRALAKDGNGSQAIANGVPSLGVDDSLHRRDGDTSMEQILAKIVIAQSQIQQLKTRIEKVISENPGKFSSVNRLSSVIPGSAGTASDEDPASPPANGQFSPVKSLYAASQLVSEHDVGDLLLPNHAVVDHGGMTSLPDVVESTNQTEDGVLIDNRAAKEKLLNFEKVGDEQEKSERQLERQKKVVSTAEVPEAALPVETPSPLEASNVKSRPSLKTYISNNKRKRRRKVTAPRKKTKRVSG comes from the exons ATGGAGGCTTCAATAGATGTCTCTGGAACCACTACGTGTAATGAAAATGTGGGCACACGTATACCCCCAGACTCCGAGGCGAAACCTATGCAATGCACAAGTAATTACGAAGATAATGACTTTGATGTGGATACCTTAGCGGACCTTGGGCAGAAACGAGAACTGGGTGATGAGTATGTTGAGGTTGATATAATAAATGGGGCCTCAAATCCTGGTGATATTATTGAAATCCAAGAAACGATTGTTGGGCAAGATTCTACTGAAAGTTCGAGTTCATTTAGTGGATCTTTATCTGGAGCTGAGAATGGTTCTGCTCTGAGTGATGGTGAAGTTGAATCTCAGTATACTGCTGGCCATATGCCAGGATTTTACTTCCCTGGACTCTATGAAGGATTTACAACGAG GAAGAAGAGGTTGACGGATCATTGGAGGAGGTTCATACGCCCAGTCAAGTGGCGCTGTCTATGGCTAGAATTGCAAATTAAGGAACTCCAGTCCCGAGCACTAGAGTATGATAAGGAACTTGCAAAAtatgaagaaagaaagcaaTTTTTATTTGACAACTCCACATCAGAAGGTTCTGATTCAAAGTTGCTTGCATTTTCTGGTCAACTTCCAAGCAAGAATGTCATGAAgaggagaaaaaggaaaagaattgAGGAGACTGTTGATATAGCATCGTATATGTCAAACCACAATCTGTTCTCCTATTTTG CTAAGAAATACCCTGCTGATCGGGCTTTAGCTAAAGATGGCAATGGCAGTCAAG CTATCGCCAATGGTGTTCCCAGCTTAGGCGTTGATGATTCACTTCATCGTAGAGATGGTGATACTTCCATGGAACAAATACTAGCAAAGATTGTAATAGCTCAGTCACAAATCCAACAGCTGAAGACTCGAATAGAAAAGGTGATCAGTGAGAACCCTGGGAAGTTCTCTTCTGTTAATAGATTGAGCTCTGTGATTCCAGGCTCTGCAGGGACTGCTTCCGATGAAGATCCTGCATCTCCTCCTGCAAATGGGCAATTTTCACCGGTTAAATCTCTCTACGCTGCATCGCAGCTTGTATCAGAACATGATGTCGGAGATCTACTTTTGCCCAATCATGCTGTTGTAGACCATGGAGGCATGACTTCTCTTCCTGATGTGGTAGAAAGCACTAACCAG ACTGAAGATGGTGTTCTAATAGACAATCGGgcagcaaaagaaaaattgctGAATTTCGAAAAGGTTGGAGATGAGCAGGAAAAGTCTGAGAGACAGTTGGAAAGGCAGAAGAAGGTGGTTTCAACAGCTGAAGTTCCAGAAGCAGCCCTACCTGTGGAGACACCCTCTCCTCTGGAGGCATCGAATGTGAAATCCCGTCCTTCCCTGAAGACTTACATCTCCAATAACAAGAGGAAGCGGAGAAGAAAAGTAACCGCTCCCCGCAAAAAGACCAAGAGAGTATCGGGTTAG
- the LOC116208189 gene encoding pentatricopeptide repeat-containing protein At2g44880-like has product MQQSLWTPIERNCLHLLQCKKHSKASVLQIHAFMLRHALDTNVNLFTKLLTCYSSLLHGHVRRVFDASPHKDDGFLCNILIRAYVGVRQYEDSLVVYRDLKRHTRFVPDSFTFTALVKSCSSSGMFLWEGLQLQSLVVKIGLCLDLYVSTSFVDMYAKWGRTDFARKVFDEMPERSLVSWTALVGGYVKSGDISTARKLFEQMPEKDLAAFNLIIDGYVKLGEMESAKRLFDEMPERNVITCTSMIYGYCHVGDTESACLIFESMPDRNLYTWNVMISGYSQNNQPHEALGLFHQMQLRASIQPDEVTIVSILPAIADLGALDLGNWVHQFVRKKKLDRKTNVCTALIDMFAKCGAISEARTVFDEMRNRELASWNALINGLAINGCGQQALEIFLEMQRSGYKPNEVTLLGVLSACNHAGLLEEGKRWFKAMDVEFGLTPEIEHYGCMVDLLGRAGCLDEAENLINHMPYKVNGIILSSFLFGCGYFKDAARADRVIKNSTIAEPWNDGNYVILRNLYAMERRWRDAEEIKGLMRERGANKEIGCSVIEIDGEVREFVAGDRMHPKWQHIHSTLGRLFVHMEELDTHV; this is encoded by the coding sequence ATGCAACAGTCCCTTTGGACTCCGATAGAGAGAAATTgtctccatcttctccaatgcaAGAAGCACTCGAAAGCCTCGGTCCTCCAAATCCATGCTTTCATGCTCCGGCATGCCCTCGACACCAACGTCAATCTCTTCACCAAGCTACTCACCTGCTACTCCTCCCTCCTTCACGGGCACGTGCGGCGGGTGTTCGACGCTAGTCCCCACAAAGACGACGGGTTCCTCTGTAACATCTTGATCAGAGCTTATGTGGGCGTACGCCAATACGAGGATTCTTTGGTTGTGTACAGAGATCTCAAGAGGCACACTCGCTTTGTGCCTGATAGTTTTACGTTTACTGCGCTGGTGAagtcttgttcttcttctggGATGTTCCTCTGGGAAGGGTTACAGTTGCAGAGTCTTGTTGTGAAGATTGGGCTGTGCCTAGATTTGTATGTCTCGACGTCGTTCGTGGACATGTACGCCAAATGGGGCAGAACGGACTTCGCGAGGAAGGTGTTCGATGAAATGCCTGAGAGAAGCTTGGTTTCATGGACTGCGTTGGTTGGTGGATACGTGAAATCAGGCGATATAAGTACTGCTAGGAAGTTATTTGAGCAAATGCCCGAAAAGGACCTTGCAGCATTTAACTTGATTATTGATGGGTATGTTAAGCTGGGGGAGATGGAGTCAGCTAAGCGATTATTTGATGAGATGCCAGAGCGGAATGTGATCACTTGTACCAGTATGATTTATGGATATTGCCACGTTGGTGATACTGAATCTGCCTGCTTAATTTTTGAATCTATGCCAGATAGAAATCTATATACTTGGAACGTAATGATTAGTGGATATTCCCAAAATAATCAACCCCATGAAGCATTGGGATTGTTCCATCAAATGCAGTTGAGAGCATCAATACAACCTGATGAAGTAACCATTGTGAGCATACTTCCAGCAATAGCAGATCTGGGTGCTCTGGATTTGGGTAATTGGGTCCACCAGTTTGTTCGGAAGAAGAAACTCGACAGGAAAACCAATGTATGTACTGCACTCATTGACATGTTTGCTAAATGTGGCGCAATTAGTGAAGCCAGAACTGTTTTTGATGAGATGCGCAATCGAGAATTAGCTTCTTGGAATGCGCTGATCAATGGGCTGGCCATTAATGGCTGTGGGCAGCAAGCATTGGAGATATTTTTGGAGATGCAACGCAGTGGGTACAAACCCAATGAGGTCACGCTGCTAGGTGTTTTATCAGCTTGCAATCACGCTGGTCTACTAGAGGAAGGGAAGAGGTGGTTTAAAGCCATGGACGTGGAGTTCGGTCTTACACCTGAGATTGAGCACTATGGTTGCATGGTTGATCTATTAGGGAGAGCAGGGTGCTTGGATGAAGCGGAGAATTTGATCAACCATATGCCATATAAGGTTAATGGAATAATACTAAGTTCCTTTCTCTTCGGATGTGGTTACTTTAAGGATGCAGCAAGGGCTGACAGGGTGATAAAGAATTCTACTATTGCGGAGCCATGGAATGATGGGAACTACGTAATTTTGCGCAACCTTTATGCAATGGAGAGGAGGTGGAGAGATGCAGAGGAAATCAAGGGCTTGATGAGGGAAAGGGGTGCAAATAAGGAGATTGGTTGCAGTGTTATTGAGATTGATGGTGAAGTAAGGGAGTTTGTGGCTGGAGATAGGATGCACCCAAAGTGGCAACATATCCACTCAACTTTGGGCCGTTTGTTTGTGCACATGGAGGAATTAGATACACATGTATAG
- the LOC116208188 gene encoding pentatricopeptide repeat-containing protein At2g44880-like: MQQSLWTPIERNCLHLLQCKKHSKASVLQIHAFMLRHALDTNVNLFTKLLTCYSSLLHGHVRRVFDASPHKDDGFLCNILIRAYVGVRQYEDSLVVYRDLKRHTRFVPDSFTFTALVKSCSSSGMFLWEGLQLQSLVVKIGLCLDLYVSTSFVDMYAKWGRTDFARKVFDEMPERSLVSWTALVGGYVKSGDISTARKLFEQMPEKDLAAFNLIIDGYVKLGEMESAKRLFDEMPERNVITCTSMIYGYCHVGDTESACLIFESMPDRNLYTWNVMISGYSQNNQPHEALGLFHQMQLRASIQPDEVTIVSILPAIADLGALDLGSWVHQFVRKKKLDRKTNVCTALIDMFAKCGAISEARTVFDEMRDRELASWNALINGLAINGCGQQALEIFLEMQRSGYKPNEVTLLGVLSACNHAGLLEEGKRWFKAMDVEFGLTPEIEHYGCMVDLLGRAGCLDEAENLINHMPYKVNGIILSSFLFGCGYFKDAARADRVIKNSTIAEPWNDGNYVILRNLYAMERRWRDAEEIKGLMRERGANKEIGCSVIEIDGEVREFVAGDRMHPKWQHIHSTLGRLFVHMEELDTHV; the protein is encoded by the coding sequence ATGCAACAGTCCCTTTGGACTCCGATAGAGAGAAATTgtctccatcttctccaatgcaAGAAGCACTCGAAAGCCTCGGTCCTCCAAATCCATGCTTTCATGCTCCGGCATGCCCTCGACACCAACGTCAATCTCTTCACCAAGCTACTCACCTGCTACTCCTCCCTCCTTCACGGGCACGTGCGGCGGGTGTTCGACGCTAGTCCCCACAAAGACGACGGGTTCCTCTGTAACATCTTGATCAGAGCTTATGTGGGCGTACGCCAATACGAGGATTCTTTGGTTGTGTACAGAGATCTCAAGAGGCACACTCGCTTTGTGCCTGATAGTTTTACGTTTACTGCGCTGGTGAagtcttgttcttcttctggGATGTTCCTCTGGGAAGGGTTACAGTTGCAGAGTCTTGTTGTGAAGATTGGGCTGTGCCTAGATTTGTATGTCTCGACGTCGTTCGTGGACATGTACGCCAAATGGGGCAGAACGGACTTCGCGAGGAAGGTGTTCGATGAAATGCCTGAGAGAAGCTTGGTTTCATGGACTGCGTTGGTTGGTGGATACGTGAAATCAGGCGATATAAGTACTGCTAGGAAGTTATTTGAGCAAATGCCCGAAAAGGACCTTGCAGCATTTAACTTGATTATTGATGGGTATGTTAAGCTGGGGGAGATGGAGTCAGCTAAGCGATTATTTGATGAGATGCCAGAGCGGAATGTGATCACTTGTACCAGTATGATTTATGGATATTGCCACGTTGGTGATACTGAATCTGCCTGCTTAATTTTTGAATCTATGCCAGATAGAAATCTATATACTTGGAACGTAATGATTAGTGGATATTCCCAAAATAATCAACCCCATGAAGCATTGGGATTGTTCCATCAAATGCAGTTGAGAGCATCAATACAACCTGATGAAGTAACCATTGTGAGCATACTTCCAGCAATAGCAGATCTGGGTGCTCTGGATTTGGGTAGTTGGGTCCACCAGTTTGTTCGGAAGAAGAAACTCGACAGGAAAACCAATGTATGTACTGCACTCATTGACATGTTTGCTAAATGTGGCGCAATTAGTGAAGCCAGAACTGTTTTTGATGAGATGCGCGATCGAGAATTAGCTTCTTGGAATGCGCTGATCAATGGGCTGGCCATTAATGGCTGTGGGCAGCAAGCATTGGAGATATTTTTGGAGATGCAACGCAGTGGGTACAAACCCAATGAGGTCACGCTGCTAGGTGTTTTATCAGCTTGCAATCACGCTGGTCTACTAGAGGAAGGGAAGAGGTGGTTTAAAGCCATGGACGTGGAGTTCGGTCTTACACCTGAGATTGAGCACTATGGTTGCATGGTTGATCTATTAGGGAGAGCAGGGTGCTTGGATGAAGCGGAGAATTTGATCAACCATATGCCATATAAGGTTAATGGAATAATACTAAGTTCCTTTCTCTTCGGATGTGGTTACTTTAAGGATGCAGCAAGGGCTGACAGGGTGATAAAGAATTCTACTATTGCGGAGCCATGGAATGATGGGAACTACGTAATTTTGCGCAACCTTTATGCAATGGAGAGGAGGTGGAGAGATGCAGAGGAAATCAAGGGCTTGATGAGGGAAAGGGGTGCAAATAAGGAGATTGGTTGCAGTGTTATTGAGATTGATGGTGAAGTAAGGGAGTTTGTGGCTGGAGATAGGATGCACCCAAAGTGGCAACATATCCACTCAACTTTGGGCCGTTTGTTTGTGCACATGGAGGAATTAGATACACATGTATAG